One Onthophagus taurus isolate NC chromosome 11, IU_Otau_3.0, whole genome shotgun sequence genomic window carries:
- the LOC139431818 gene encoding myb/SANT-like DNA-binding domain-containing protein 3 — protein sequence MNPSNDPSVTTETACKSSRTPNFTATKETILVGLVSKYQKVLETKRTDTTTNKNKGTVWDKLTNEFNDRSGAVYRNSKILKNKSENIKRRTKEKFSKEKAVRYRTGGGPHTVIYITPIEEEIKSMTGVQITGRESKFDDDADNIESAEDWVQYTTKMMKKPPSTLILLL from the exons ATGAACCCGTCAAACGATCCGTCGGTTACAACTGAAACGGCGTGCAAATCTAGTAGAACACCAAATTTTACAGCCACTAAGGAGACAATATTAGTTGGTCTGGTAAGTAAATACCAAAAGGTTTTAGAAACTAAACGTACAGACACaactacaaataaaaataaaggcACTGTGTGGGATAAATTAACAAATGAATTTAACGACAGAAGTGGTGCCGTATATAGAAATTCTAAAATTCTAAAGAATAAATCTGAAAACATCAAAAGACGTacgaaagaaaaattttctaaagaaaAAGCCGTAAGATATCGTACAGGGGGAGGTCCACACacagttatttatattacgcccattgaagaagaaattaagaGTATGACTGGAGTTCAAATTACGGGGCGTGAgtcaaaatttgatgatgatgcag ATAATATAGAATCCGCAGAAGATTGGGTGCAATATACAACGAAAATGATGAAGAAACCACCATCCACACTTATTCTTTTATTGTAG
- the LOC139431651 gene encoding uncharacterized protein: protein MESSEDEYVIISWYFRRRNERRFWVHLHFVENFERRMFVAARELHDPVKFKSMYRMSPTTFLELLELITPVIQKRDTSFRRCITADEKLLITQRYLATGSTFSDLSLYFMRGVSAINEIIGTTTKAIWDVLQSIYMKLPNEDEWLAISDRFYQLWNVGNCLEALDGKHIRIQKLPNTASSNFNYKGYHSVVLMACSDGDGCFTMIQVGFQGRNSDGGIFKIENGAMDKTG, encoded by the exons ATGGAGTCGTCAGAAGATGAGTATGTTATTATTTCTTGGTATTTTCGTAGGAGAAATGAAAGACGTTTCTGGGTGCACCTGcattttgtagaaaattttgaacgaAGAATGTTTGTAGCTGCAAGGGAACTCCATGACccggttaaatttaaatctatgTATAGGATGAGTCCAACAACCTTCTTAGAACTACTTGAGCTAATTACTCCTGTCATACAAAAAAGGGATACCAGTTTTAGGAGGTGCATTACAGCAGATGAAAAACTTCTAATAACGCAGAG gtATCTGGCAACAGGCAGTACATTTTCAGACTTATCACTATATTTTATGAGAGGGGTCAGCGCAATCAATGAAATAATTGGAACCACTACCAAGGCAATTTGGGACGTACTCCAATCAATTTATATGAAACTACCGAATGAGGATGAATGGTTAGCTATTTCTGATCGATTTTATCAATTATGGAATGTTGGAAATTGCTTAGAAGCCTTGGATGGAAAGCATATTAGAATTCAAAAACTTCCGAATACagcttcatcaaattttaattataaaggttATCATTCTGTCGTATTAATGGCTTGTTCGGATGGAGATGGTTGCTTTACAATGATTCAAGTTGGATTCCAAGGAAGAAATAGCGACGGCGGTAtctttaaaatcgaaaatggGGCAATGGATAAAACGGGATGA
- the LOC139431650 gene encoding uncharacterized protein, producing MNDADTNKFLELYQNEPVLWDPTREDYKKRESRAAAARRIANALEIVGFTEIYVIMKFKNLRSSYLQEKKKIRQSMKSGCCSDEVYTPKVRWLKIMDSFLKPHVKARETQSNLDITVLINEKPDSPEDNAIASQQLNEEQPSTSKETQCQNDSLKRKFQHTSTTTPRKKKLCSTPAGDINSAIDKLDDISKRAANASVSKEDCFDHFGKYIASLLRTIPLGRSSQLQSEIVSMILKPTIPTYSILSSAYSQNSNFITNSTTNSENIQSGPPSIENIQNWTQDSVFSAAEDIQDHLISELTSAMRN from the exons ATGAACGATGCAGACACCAATAAATTTCTGGAACTATATCAAAATGAGCCAGTTTTGTGGGATCCGACCAGGGAGGACTATAAAAAACGAGAGTCTCGTGCAGCTGCAGCAAGAAGAATTGCAAATGCATTGGAAATCGTTGGTTTTACAGAAATCTatgtaataatgaaatttaaaaatttacgtaGCTCCTatttgcaagaaaaaaaaaagattaggCAGAGTATGAAGTCCGGGTGTTGTTCTGATGAAGTTTATACTCCCAAAGTGAGATGGCTCAAAATAATGGATTCTTTTCTCAAGCCGCACGTAAAAGCAAGAGAAACCCAATCAAACTTG GATATTACTGTATTGATAAATGAAAAGCCAGATTCACCTGAAGATAATGCAATAGCATCTCAACAATTGAACGAAGAACAACCATCCACATCTAAAGAAACGCAATGCCAAAACGActctttaaaaagaaagtttcaacacacttctacaACAACACCTCGTAAAAAGAAGCTATGTTCGACACCTGCTGGTGACATTAATTCTGCGATAGACAAACTAGATGATATTTCTAAAAGAGCTGCTAATGCCAGTGTATCAAAAGAAGATTGTTTCGAtcattttggaaaatatattgCTTCTCTTTTACGAACTATACCACTAGGTCGATCATCACAACTACAATCGGAAATAGTTTCTATGATTTTGAAACCGACAATTCCCACATATTCAATACTCTCCAGCGCGTACTCACAGAACTCAAATTTCATTACAAATTCGACTACAAACTCGGAAAATATTCAAAGTGGACCACCATCGattgaaaatattcaaaactgGACTCAAGATTCTGTTTTTTCAGCTGCAGAAGATATACAGGATCATTTGATCTCTGAGTTAACTTCGGCCATGCGCAATTAG
- the LOC139431819 gene encoding uncharacterized protein, which produces MAQPSKDLEYIFERQNELFSFIAKSEDNLRKLPHARRTVGSINTRVERIIDNWNEFKQNHLLLNQHRSDYSETIYFSDDLFSSCEENYTNAKGLMLDMLSDISKPATRSEPVQAAPEVVIPHQRQLPRINLPKFSGRCVDWTQFRDLFVTMIKNDTSLTDVEKFQYLKMSLEKEPARLIKNLSVTHDNFDVAWQILEDRYDNLRVIVEAQLTILLSSKSLRTDSSEELNSFIGEINESIGALEALQCPVEHWDLVLIHILVRKLDSETSKEWERSINNRKIPSTFKEFTDFLNNRVLTLEAIERLSTKKKSFSVSSGSAQKPSSFKSHNVSVAVQKCFICNGDHSIFRCDNFLTKSPKQRSEFVIQNKRCFNCLGNHYLPDCRVATRCKTCSKRHHTILHEFPPEKLNKSCNSNSNKNNEFVESKVSVPGTSTSHQVNTFHLSSSVLLATALVRVKSVRGDSLLVRALIDQGSEVSFVSEALVQRLSLPRKATCVPINGVGSTQTCVSNGTTSVNIISKSDNNVSIVEETLILPKLTSYIPKQEPKTIPVEVNSLDLADPEFYSNRRIDLILGVKFYSRIILNNIRKFNNGFLVAQETLFGWILFGHVSFPSANSERFGFQCSVDRELLTAIQKFWKIEDDTNSTQKLASDDLECENHFINTHSRDVNGRFVVRLPFRRPSSDLGSSRHVAVRSFGRMEQRFAVNEKLFLAYRDFMHEYLTLGHMSLVSLNPNNTNYYLPHHGVVRESSSTTKLRVVFNGSAVTSSGLSLNDCLHVGPKLQAELVDVLLRWRRHKIVFSCDIEKMYRQINVHPNDRSFQRIVWRDSSDKVIENYELNTVTYGLSCAPFLAIRCLHHLADQHSTIQPSGSVALKKDTYVDDILSGAETIEEVKTLINQTNSILTAGGFHARKWISNQASTLENLPRDDVSMNDTIKFEDESEFPRALGLLWNNKKDEFLFNLSVTHTDENLTKRSVLSFIAKLFDPLGLLSPFIITAKIFMQELWVLGLDWDDELPEDLAKRWQNFQKDLLNVTTISIPRWFGIDNNKSNIQIHGFSDASTNAYAAVAYIRVETLAEVRVVLISSKTKVAPLKVVSIPRLELCAAVVLSRLVHRIRSTLEFENFSTYLWTDSTVALSWIRSHPNRWKDFVRNRVIEIQELSQAKWSYVPGSDNPADLASRGVPINKLQQQSIWWSGPSWLQLPSSDWPSLKIADSVEADREIKRTSSSHHIAIQTWNLKEKYSTLNKLIRVTSWCFRFINKSKNSNVSGNLTPEELEKSLLFWVKEVQKTSFREEIQILLTGKSISKSSSIYRLTPFIDGHGLLRITGRLQFSVLNWDEKHPMILPKDDPFTKLIIDAHHRRVLHGGTQLTLSSIRRRFWIVGGRSPVRSFIHQCIVCARQRAKTSQQMMGQLPPSRVTPSRPFLHSGVDYAGPFILKTHKGRGHKTYKSYLILFVCLVSSAIHLEISTDYTTNGFIAAYKRFTGRRGLCQCLYSDCGTNLIGADRELRSLFSSASKEWNHLINVLSNDGTRWRFNPPSAPHFGGKWEAGVRSVKTHLRKIMGSTVLTYEEFTTVLIQIEAVLNSRPLCPVSNDPTNFEFLCPAHFLIGSSLSVVPEPSLLDETISRLNRYQFLRRLIEEFWKHWKVFYLQSLQNRNKWHQEKNLPKVGSLVLIKDERLPPSKWTTARVLELHPGADNRVRVATIKTPTTTLVRPIVKLCSLPG; this is translated from the coding sequence atggcTCAACCAAGTAAAGACTTAGAATACATTTTCGAAcgacaaaatgaacttttcaGTTTCATTGCAAAGTCCGAGGATAATCTTCGAAAATTGCCGCATGCGCGTCGTACGGTCGGTTCAATTAATACGCGAGTTGAGCGTATCATCGATAATTGGAATGAGTTCAAACAGAACCATTTATTACTAAATCAACACCGATCGGATTATTCGGAAACCATCTATTTTTCGGATGATTTATTCAGTTCGTGCGAGGAAAATTACACCAACGCGAAAGGTCTAATGTTGGACATGCTGAGCGACATCAGTAAACCGGCAACTCGTTCGGAACCGGTTCAGGCAGCACCAGAGGTCGTGATTCCTCATCAGCGACAGCTTCCGCGTATCAACTTACCTAAATTTAGCGGTCGTTGTGTTGATTGGACCCAGTTCCGCGATTTATTCGTTACCATGATAAAAAACGACACTTCATTAACTGACGTCGAGAAGTTCCAGTACTTGAAAATGAGTCTGGAAAAAGAACCGGctagattaattaaaaatttatcggTAACACATGACAACTTCGATGTTGCATGGCAAATTTTGGAGGATCGGTATGATAATTTACGGGTGATAGTTGAAGCGCAACTTACCATTTTATTGTCTTCGAAATCTCTTCGCACGGATTCGTCTGAAGAGTTGAACAGCTTCATCGGCGAAATTAACGAATCCATCGGCGCGTTGGAAGCTCTGCAATGTCCGGTCGAACATTGGGATCTTGTCCTCATACACATCCTCGTTCGTAAACTCGACAGCGAGACGAGTAAAGAGTGGGAACGATCGATAAACAATCGAAAAATTCCATCGACATTTAAAGAGTTTACGGATTTTCTTAACAACCGCGTATTGACACTTGAAGCGATCGAAAGACTTTCCACCAAAAAGAAAAGCTTTTCAGTTTCGTCTGGGTCTGCTCAAAAACCCAGCTCGTTTAAATCCCATAACGTGTCGGTGGCGGTAcagaaatgttttatttgtaatgGTGACCATTCAATATTTCGATGCGATAATTTTCTTACAAAATCTCCGAAACAAAGGAGCGAATTCGTAATTCAAAATAAGCGGTGTTTTAATTGTCTCGGGAATCACTATCTTCCTGACTGTCGTGTAGCAACTCGATgcaaaacttgttcaaaacgTCATCACACCATTTTGCACGAATTTCCtcctgaaaaattaaataaaagttgcaACTCAAATTCTaacaaaaacaacgaatttgtCGAAAGTAAAGTAAGCGTCCCTGGTACCTCAACGAGTCACCAGGTCAACACATTTCATCTCAGTTCCTCGGTTCTCCTAGCTACAGCTTTGGTGCGGGTAAAATCGGTTCGAGGTGATTCCCTTTTGGTTCGCGCCTTGATCGATCAAGGGTCGGAAGTTTCTTTCGTGAGCGAGGCTCTTGTGCAGCGTCTGTCGTTACCGCGCAAAGCCACATGCGTACCAATAAACGGCGTTGGATCAACACAAACGTGCGTTTCAAACGGTACAACGTCGGTTAATATCATTTCCAAAAGTGACAACAACGTTTCCATCGTCGAAGAGACTCTCATATTACCAAAATTGACTTCCTACATACCGAAACAAGAACCAAAAACCATTCCGGTTGAAGTAAATTCTTTGGATTTAGCCGATCCAGAATTCTATTCGAATCGTCGAATTGATTTGATTCTCGGGGTGAAGTTTTATTCGcgaattattttgaataatattcGGAAATTTAACAACGGTTTTTTGGTAGCTCAAGAGACTCTTTTCGGATGGATTCTTTTCGGTCACGTTTCTTTTCCAAGTGCAAATTCGGAACGGTTCGGTTTCCAATGTTCCGTTGATCGGGAGTTGTTAACcgcaattcaaaaattttggaaaatcgAGGACGACACTAATTCAACTCAAAAACTTGCCTCAGACGATCTTGAGTGCGAGAACCATTTTATAAACACTCATTCGCGAGACGTAAACGGACGTTTTGTAGTGCGGCTTCCGTTTAGACGACCTTCATCGGATCTCGGTTCATCGCGTCACGTCGCGGTTCGTTCTTTCGGTCGTATGGAGCAACGTTTCGCCGTTAacgaaaaactttttctagCCTACCGTGATTTTATGCACGAGTATTTGACACTAGGGCACATGAGTTTGGTGTCGTTAAACCCAAACAATACGAATTATTACCTTCCGCATCACGGTGTAGTACGCGAATCAAGTTCCACGACAAAACTCCGCGTAGTTTTCAACGGTTCAGCTGTTACGTCATCGGGCCTTTCCCTTAATGACTGCTTACACGTCGGGCCAAAACTGCAAGCCGAGCTAGTTGACGTTCTCCTCCGATGGAGACGTCATAAAATCGTGTTTTCGTGCGACATTGAAAAGATGTACCGTCAAATAAACGTTCATCCGAATGATCGATCTTTTCAAAGAATTGTTTGGCGCGATAGTTCGGATaaagtaatagaaaattatgaaCTTAACACTGTTACTTATGGGTTATCGTGTGCTCCGTTCTTGGCTATCCGGTGCCTGCACCATTTGGCTGATCAGCACTCCACAATTCAACCTTCCGGATCAGTGGCTCTGAAAAAAGACACGTACGTAGATGATATTTTGTCGGGCGCAGAGACCATTGAAGAAGTTAAAACTCTCATTAATCAAACAAACAGTATACTTACGGCGGGCGGTTTCCACGCGCGGAAATGGATTTCGAATCAAGCTTCTACGCTTGAAAATCTACCGCGCGATGACGTTTCCATGAACGATaccataaaatttgaagaCGAATCCGAATTTCCACGCGCATTGGGACTTCTgtggaataataaaaaagacgagtttttatttaatttaagtgtTACTCATACCGATGAAAATCTTACCAAGCGATCTGTTCTTTCATTCATCGCGAAACTTTTCGATCCCCTCGGTCTTCTTTCTCCGTTCATAATAACGGCAAAAATCTTCATGCAAGAATTGTGGGTGCTTGGTCTTGATTGGGACGATGAATTACCGGAAGATCTCGCGAAACGGtggcaaaattttcaaaaagaccTTCTAAACGTTACTACCATCAGCATTCCTCGATGGTTTGGCatcgataacaataaatcCAACATTCAAATCCACGGTTTTTCTGATGCATCAACAAACGCATACGCGGCGGTTGCGTATATTCGGGTTGAAACCTTAGCGGAGGTGCGGGTTGTGTTGATAAGTTCTAAAACAAAAGTGGCTCCgttaaaagttgtttcgaTTCCGCGCTTAGAACTGTGCGCGGCGGTAGTTCTATCTCGGTTGGTACATCGGATTCGATCAACGCTAGAATTCGAAAACTTTTCAACTTATCTGTGGACTGATTCCACTGTCGCTTTGTCATGGATACGCAGCCATCCCAACAGATGGAAAGATTTCGTGCGTAACCGTGTCATAGAGATTCAAGAACTATCACAAGCAAAGTGGTCTTACGTGCCTGGTTCCGATAATCCAGCTGACTTAGCTTCCCGTGGTGTGCCAATAAATAAACTTCAACAGCAATCGATATGGTGGTCCGGTCCATCATGGCTTCAACTTCCCTCATCAGATTGGCCTTCGTTAAAAATTGCTGACTCAGTCGAAGCCGATCGTGAAATTAAAAGGACATCTTCTTCTCATCACATTGCGATTCAAACCtggaatttaaaagaaaaatattctaCATTAAACAAGCTTATTCGGGTCACTTCATGGTGTTTccgttttataaataaatcaaaaaattcaaatgttTCAGGCAATTTAACTCCAGAAGAACTCGAAAAATCTTTGTTGTTTTGGGTTAAAGAGGTTCAAAAAACCAGTTTTAGAGAAGAAATTCAAATTCTATTAACCGGAAAatctatttcaaaaagtaGTTCGATCTATCGACTTACCCCTTTCATAGACGGCCATGGACTTCTACGAATTACAGGACGTCTACAATTTTCCGTTTTGAATTGGGACGAGAAACATCCTATGATTCTTCCCAAGGACGATCCCTTCACAAAACTAATCATTGATGCTCATCATCGTCGAGTTCTTCATGGTGGAACTCAGCTTACATTATCTTCCATTCGTCGACGATTTTGGATTGTTGGTGGAAGATCTCCAGTCAGATCCTTCATACATCAATGCATCGTTTGTGCTCGTCAACGTGCAAAAACCAGTCAACAGATGATGGGTCAACTACCTCCGTCACGAGTAACCCCATCGAGACCGTTTCTCCACTCTGGGGTCGACTATGCTGGGCCATTTATTCTGAAAACACACAAAGGACGAGGTCACAAAACatataaatcttatttaattctatttgtATGTCTAGTTTCATCAGCAATACATTTAGAGATTTCCACTGACTACACGACGAATGGATTCATTGCCGCATACAAACGATTCACCGGACGTCGTGGTCTTTGCCAGTGTTTATATTCGGATTGTGGTACCAACCTTATTGGGGCAGATAGGGAACTACGATCCCTCTTCAGCTCCGCCTCCAAGGAGTGGAATCATTTAATCAACGTCCTCAGCAACGATGGAACCCGTTGGAGATTCAACCCCCCTTCAGCACCCCATTTTGGAGGGAAGTGGGAAGCTGGAGTTCGCTCCGTAAAAACACATCTTCGGAAAATTATGGGTTCCACCGTTCTCACTTACGAGGAATTCACTACTGTCCTCATACAAATAGAAGCCGTCCTAAACTCCCGTCCTCTCTGTCCTGTTTCCAATGACCCTactaattttgaatttttatgtcCAGCTCATTTCTTGATTGGGTCGTCGTTATCTGTGGTTCCAGAACCATCTCTATTGGATGAAACCATCTCACGTCTCAACCGTTACCAGTTCCTCCGACGTTTGATAGAAGAATTCTGGAAGCATTGGAaagtattttatctccaatctCTCCAAAACCGAAACAAGTGGCATCAAGAAAAGAACTTACCTAAAGTTGGTAGTCTCGTTCTTATCAAGGACGAACGGCTTCCCCCGTCCAAGTGGACCACTGCACGTGTCTTGGAACTTCACCCTGGGGCTGATAATCGTGTTAGAGTGGCTACAATAAAGACACCGACTACTACTCTAGTTCGACCAATAGTAAAATTATGTTCATTACCTGGCTAA
- the LOC111419654 gene encoding uncharacterized protein, which produces MAYNYRMGDRTVSNIVKEVAVVIWQRMQPKYLPEHTANVWESVATRFEQRWQFPHCVEAVDGKHVVIKKPANSGSSYYNYKHTFSVVLLATVDADYKFITVDVGADGKI; this is translated from the coding sequence ATGGCTTACAACTACAGAATGGGAGATCGAACGGTATCTAATATTGTAAAAGAGGTAGCTGTCGTTATATGGCAACGTATGCAACCAAAATACCTTCCAGAACATACGGCAAACGTATGGGAGTCAGTTGCTACCAGATTTGAACAAAGATGGCAATTTCCGCATTGCGTTGAAGCAGTGGATGGGAAGCATGTCGTAATCAAAAAGCCTGCAAACAGCGGTTCTTCTTACTATAATTATAAACACACCTTTTCTGTGGTTTTATTAGCTACAGTTGATGCGGACTACAAATTTATCACCGTTGATGTTGGAGCTGATGGGAAGATTTAG